The Luteimonas sp. YGD11-2 genome has a window encoding:
- the pilB gene encoding type IV-A pilus assembly ATPase PilB, with translation MSAVVSANLVGITGIARRLVMDGALDEATAREALDRASAERKHVSAWLRENRKITGAQLAAANSIEFGMPLFDPAAMNAGESAVKLVKDELLRKHCVLPLFKRGGKLFVGTADPTDTRALDEIKFHTNLVVEPILVDEEVLRRTLDLWLEANDSFGDALEDAEGLESLDVGGDEDGRPDTVADGKDDTPIVKFVNKVLVDAIRKGASDIHFEPYEDDYRVRLRIDGILKQAAKMPVKLNGRITARLKVMAQLDIAEKRVPQDGRIKLNLSKTKQIDFRVSTLPTLFGEKVVLRILDGSAAKLGIEKLGYEPDQQKLFMDAVHKPYGMVLVTGPTGSGKTVSLYTALGILNDEQRNISTVEDPVEIRLPGVNQVQQNTKRGMTFAAALRSFLRQDPDIIMVGEIRDLETAEIAVKAAQTGHMVLSTLHTNDAPQTIARLMNMGIAPYNITSSVTLVIAQRLARRLCEKCKKPIDLPENALLAEGFTADEIHAGLKLFDAGSCDDCTNGYKGRTGIYQVMPMNEEIQAIVLAGGNALEIAEASKRSGVRDLRQSALLKVKQGVTSLAEINRVTKD, from the coding sequence ATGAGCGCAGTTGTCTCCGCCAACCTTGTCGGCATCACCGGCATCGCCCGCCGTCTTGTGATGGATGGCGCGCTCGACGAGGCGACCGCCCGTGAGGCACTCGACCGAGCTTCAGCCGAGCGCAAGCACGTCAGCGCCTGGCTGCGTGAGAATCGCAAGATCACCGGCGCCCAGTTGGCAGCCGCGAACTCCATCGAGTTCGGCATGCCGCTGTTCGACCCCGCCGCGATGAATGCGGGCGAAAGCGCGGTGAAGCTGGTCAAGGACGAGCTGTTGCGCAAGCACTGCGTGCTGCCGCTGTTCAAGCGTGGCGGCAAGCTCTTCGTGGGCACGGCAGACCCGACCGACACCCGGGCGCTGGACGAAATCAAGTTCCACACCAACCTGGTTGTGGAGCCGATCCTGGTGGATGAGGAAGTGCTGCGGCGCACCCTCGACCTGTGGCTCGAGGCCAACGACAGCTTTGGCGACGCGCTCGAAGATGCGGAAGGACTCGAAAGCCTGGACGTGGGCGGCGACGAGGACGGCCGCCCCGACACCGTGGCCGACGGCAAGGACGACACCCCGATCGTCAAGTTCGTCAACAAGGTACTGGTGGATGCGATCCGCAAGGGTGCATCCGACATCCACTTCGAGCCCTACGAGGATGATTACCGGGTGCGGCTGCGCATCGACGGCATCCTCAAGCAGGCGGCGAAGATGCCCGTCAAGCTCAACGGGCGGATCACGGCGCGCCTGAAGGTGATGGCGCAGCTGGACATCGCCGAGAAGCGCGTGCCGCAGGATGGGCGCATCAAATTGAACCTGTCCAAGACCAAGCAGATCGATTTCCGTGTCAGCACCCTGCCCACCCTGTTCGGCGAGAAGGTGGTGCTGCGTATCCTCGACGGCAGCGCGGCGAAGCTGGGCATCGAGAAGCTGGGCTACGAGCCCGACCAGCAGAAGCTGTTCATGGATGCGGTGCACAAGCCCTACGGCATGGTGCTGGTGACCGGCCCGACCGGCTCGGGCAAGACCGTGTCGCTGTACACGGCGCTGGGCATCCTCAACGACGAGCAGCGCAATATCTCCACCGTCGAGGATCCGGTGGAAATCCGCCTGCCCGGCGTGAACCAGGTGCAGCAGAACACCAAGCGCGGCATGACCTTTGCCGCGGCGCTGCGCTCGTTCCTGCGCCAGGACCCGGACATCATCATGGTCGGCGAAATCCGCGACCTGGAAACCGCCGAGATCGCAGTGAAGGCGGCCCAGACCGGCCATATGGTGCTGTCGACGCTGCACACCAACGATGCGCCGCAGACCATTGCGCGCCTGATGAACATGGGGATCGCGCCGTACAACATCACCTCTTCGGTGACGCTGGTGATCGCACAGCGCCTGGCGCGGCGGCTCTGCGAGAAGTGCAAGAAGCCGATCGACCTGCCGGAGAACGCACTGCTGGCGGAGGGGTTCACAGCGGACGAGATCCATGCGGGCCTGAAGCTGTTCGACGCCGGCAGCTGCGACGACTGCACCAATGGCTACAAGGGCCGGACCGGCATCTACCAGGTGATGCCCATGAATGAGGAGATCCAGGCCATCGTGCTGGCGGGCGGCAATGCGCTGGAGATCGCGGAGGCGTCAAAGCGGTCCGGGGTGCGGGATCTGCGGCAGTCGGCCCTGTTGAAGGTGAAGCAGGGGGTGACCAGCCTGGCGGAGATCAATCGGGTGACGAAGGACTGA
- a CDS encoding pilin: MKKMQKGFTLIELMIVVAIIAILAAIALPAYQDYVARAQASEALTATAGVRADLGVELAENDAFPAAGSPIHAATLLLDGKYFAPGGAVLGGGNGVITVTFNDGALDTQAMTITPNLSATGDQIASWTCAGLTKPNHIPSGCR, translated from the coding sequence ATGAAGAAGATGCAGAAGGGCTTCACGCTGATCGAACTGATGATCGTCGTCGCGATCATCGCCATCCTGGCCGCCATCGCGCTGCCGGCTTACCAGGACTACGTGGCTCGTGCGCAGGCGAGCGAAGCACTGACCGCTACGGCTGGCGTGCGTGCTGACTTGGGCGTTGAACTTGCAGAGAATGACGCGTTTCCTGCTGCTGGTAGTCCGATTCACGCCGCCACCTTGCTCCTTGATGGCAAGTACTTCGCCCCGGGCGGAGCGGTTCTGGGCGGGGGCAATGGCGTCATCACTGTTACGTTTAATGATGGTGCGCTCGACACCCAAGCTATGACCATTACGCCGAACCTGTCCGCCACTGGTGACCAGATCGCAAGCTGGACCTGTGCAGGCCTGACTAAGCCGAACCATATCCCGTCCGGCTGCCGCTAA
- a CDS encoding HipA domain-containing protein encodes MTPATRSSEDITMVEVWLDDATLGGPALVGQLNRRPSRTGDTIDFTYAPGWLESAPPHRRFPLDPQLLLGPGAKRARAGAASLTGAFLDCSPDRWGKILMDRREVIAARAEDRRPRTLRHWDYLLGVNDESRMGALRLRTPDGPYLDDDVLSAPPMTELRQLEAIARRMEQGDTAADGQEAAWIRQLVAPGASLGGARPKAGARDAAGSLWMAKFPSAEDRRDVGLWEYIAHRLALQAGIVMSQAMPMRLSGHGTTYAVQRFDRTRTGQRRAYASAFTLLDVDDSEGSSYLDLVETIEHQNVPDAIEEDLHALFRRVAFNVLVGNRDDHLRNHGFLRAPGGWRLSPAFDVNPNPDKDVHVLAIGADDPTPDSRLLLEVHDFYRLQGARAREILDEVRHAVRPWQEEARRCGARAAEVSAMVGVIDPER; translated from the coding sequence ATGACCCCGGCCACGCGATCCAGCGAAGACATCACGATGGTCGAGGTCTGGCTCGACGACGCCACCCTGGGTGGCCCCGCGCTGGTGGGGCAACTGAACCGCCGCCCCAGCCGGACCGGCGACACCATCGATTTCACCTACGCTCCGGGCTGGCTGGAAAGCGCTCCGCCCCACCGCAGGTTTCCGTTGGATCCACAGCTCCTCCTCGGCCCTGGCGCGAAGCGTGCCCGTGCCGGCGCCGCCAGCCTGACCGGCGCGTTCCTGGACTGCTCCCCCGACCGCTGGGGCAAGATCCTGATGGACCGCCGTGAAGTGATCGCCGCACGTGCGGAGGATCGGCGACCCCGCACCCTGCGCCACTGGGACTACCTCCTCGGTGTCAATGACGAGTCCAGGATGGGCGCACTGCGCCTGCGCACGCCGGACGGTCCATACCTGGACGACGACGTGCTGAGCGCTCCGCCCATGACCGAACTCCGACAACTGGAAGCGATCGCACGCCGCATGGAGCAGGGCGACACGGCCGCCGACGGGCAGGAAGCGGCGTGGATCCGGCAACTGGTGGCGCCCGGCGCCTCGCTCGGCGGCGCGAGACCGAAGGCCGGGGCGCGCGACGCGGCCGGATCGCTGTGGATGGCGAAGTTTCCATCCGCGGAGGATCGTCGTGACGTCGGCCTGTGGGAATACATCGCCCATCGCCTGGCACTTCAGGCCGGCATCGTCATGTCGCAGGCCATGCCGATGCGGCTGTCCGGGCACGGCACGACCTATGCCGTCCAGCGCTTCGACCGGACACGGACAGGTCAGCGGCGCGCCTATGCCTCGGCCTTCACCCTGCTGGACGTGGACGACAGCGAAGGCAGCAGTTATCTGGACCTGGTGGAGACCATCGAGCATCAAAACGTGCCGGACGCGATCGAGGAAGACCTGCACGCACTGTTCCGCCGTGTCGCCTTCAACGTGCTGGTCGGCAACCGCGACGACCACCTGCGCAACCACGGTTTCCTCCGCGCGCCCGGTGGCTGGCGGCTCTCCCCGGCGTTCGACGTGAACCCCAACCCCGACAAGGACGTCCATGTGCTGGCCATCGGCGCCGACGACCCCACCCCGGACAGCCGCCTGCTGCTCGAGGTGCACGACTTCTACCGTCTTCAAGGAGCACGGGCCCGCGAGATCCTGGATGAGGTGCGCCACGCGGTCCGGCCCTGGCAGGAGGAGGCCAGACGCTGCGGTGCAAGGGCTGCTGAAGTCTCCGCAATGGTCGGCGTGATCGATCCGGAGCGCTGA
- the xth gene encoding exodeoxyribonuclease III → MSRRTLRLATFNVNGIGTRLPHLLAWLEREQPDIVALQELKALDQAFPVDALDAAGYGAIWQGQRSWNGVALLARGAVPVESRRGLPGDASDTQSRYLEAAVHGIVVACLYLPNGNPQPGPKFDYKLAWMERLIRHARTLVELPHPVAMIGDFNVIPTDADVYDPKSWRKDALLQPEVREAFERLLAQGWTDALRTLHPDETIYTFWDYFRQHFQRDRGLRIDHLLLNPPLAKRLKAAGVDRWVRALEKPSDHAPTWIEVTAPAAPRKRAPTAKTAKTARSAKSAKSA, encoded by the coding sequence ATGAGCCGCCGCACGCTCCGGCTGGCCACTTTCAACGTCAACGGCATCGGCACCCGGCTGCCGCATCTGCTCGCCTGGCTGGAACGCGAACAGCCCGACATCGTCGCGCTGCAGGAACTGAAGGCGCTCGACCAGGCATTCCCGGTGGATGCCCTGGACGCCGCCGGCTACGGCGCGATCTGGCAGGGCCAGCGCTCGTGGAACGGCGTGGCGCTGCTGGCCCGGGGCGCGGTGCCGGTGGAAAGCCGGCGCGGCCTGCCCGGTGACGCCAGCGATACCCAGAGCCGATATCTGGAGGCGGCGGTGCACGGCATCGTGGTCGCCTGCCTGTACCTGCCCAACGGCAATCCGCAGCCGGGGCCGAAGTTCGACTACAAGCTGGCGTGGATGGAGCGGCTGATCCGCCACGCCCGCACGCTGGTGGAGCTGCCGCACCCGGTGGCGATGATCGGCGACTTCAACGTCATTCCCACCGACGCCGACGTCTACGACCCGAAGTCCTGGCGCAAGGACGCGTTGCTGCAGCCGGAAGTGCGCGAGGCCTTCGAACGCCTGCTGGCGCAGGGCTGGACGGATGCGCTGCGCACGCTGCACCCGGACGAGACGATCTACACGTTCTGGGACTACTTCCGCCAGCACTTCCAGCGCGACCGCGGCCTGCGCATCGACCACCTGCTGCTCAACCCGCCCCTGGCCAAACGCCTGAAGGCGGCGGGCGTCGACCGCTGGGTGCGCGCGCTGGAAAAGCCCAGCGACCACGCACCGACCTGGATCGAGGTCACCGCGCCCGCCGCACCACGCAAGCGCGCACCCACTGCGAAGACCGCGAAGACCGCCAGGAGCGCGAAAAGCGCGAAAAGCGCCTGA
- a CDS encoding type II secretion system F family protein yields the protein MSVTRSAAKSAARKPVSPGRQGVTLETFVWEGTDKRGKKMKGEQSAKNANLLKAELRRQGISPGVVRPKKKPLFGGTGKKITPKDIAVFSRQIATMIKSGVPIVQALEIIGNGHKNPKMADMINAIRVDIENGTAFAEALGKYPVQFDELTRNLVRVGESAGVLETVLDSIASYKENIETLKGKIKKALFYPITVIAVAIIVSAILLIFVVPQFESVFSNFGAELPAFTQMIVAASRFMVAYWWLILGIVLAAVFGFIYAYKRSPSLQHGMDRFVLKIPVIGQIMHNSAIARFSRTLATTFKAGVPLVEALESVAGATGNMVYEKATWLIRDDVSVGYPMNMAMKQVNLFPHMVVQMTAIGEEAGALDTMLFKVADFYEEEVNNAVDALASLIEPMIMIFIGVVVGGMVIGMYLPIFKLAAVV from the coding sequence ATGTCCGTGACCCGATCCGCCGCCAAGTCCGCGGCCCGCAAGCCCGTGTCGCCCGGTCGCCAGGGCGTGACCCTGGAGACGTTCGTCTGGGAGGGCACCGACAAGCGCGGCAAGAAGATGAAGGGCGAGCAGTCGGCGAAGAACGCCAACCTGCTGAAGGCCGAGCTGCGCAGGCAGGGTATCAGCCCGGGCGTGGTCAGGCCGAAGAAGAAGCCGCTGTTCGGCGGGACCGGCAAGAAGATCACCCCGAAGGACATCGCGGTGTTCAGCCGGCAGATCGCCACGATGATCAAGTCGGGCGTGCCGATCGTGCAGGCCCTGGAGATCATCGGCAACGGGCACAAGAACCCCAAGATGGCCGACATGATCAACGCCATCCGTGTCGACATCGAAAACGGCACCGCGTTTGCCGAGGCGCTGGGCAAATACCCGGTGCAGTTCGACGAACTCACCCGCAACCTGGTACGCGTGGGCGAATCCGCCGGTGTTCTGGAGACAGTGCTCGACAGCATTGCTTCCTACAAGGAAAACATCGAGACCCTGAAGGGCAAGATCAAGAAGGCGCTCTTCTATCCCATAACGGTCATCGCCGTCGCGATCATCGTCAGCGCGATCCTCTTGATCTTTGTGGTGCCGCAGTTTGAATCGGTGTTCTCCAATTTTGGCGCTGAACTTCCTGCTTTCACCCAGATGATCGTCGCCGCCAGCCGCTTCATGGTGGCGTACTGGTGGTTGATCCTCGGCATCGTGCTGGCAGCAGTCTTCGGCTTCATCTACGCCTACAAGCGCTCGCCATCCCTGCAGCACGGCATGGACCGCTTCGTACTGAAGATTCCGGTGATCGGCCAGATCATGCACAACTCTGCCATCGCCCGTTTCAGCCGTACGCTGGCGACCACCTTCAAGGCAGGTGTGCCACTGGTGGAGGCGCTCGAATCCGTCGCCGGTGCGACCGGCAACATGGTCTACGAAAAGGCCACCTGGCTGATCCGCGACGATGTCTCCGTCGGCTACCCGATGAACATGGCGATGAAGCAGGTCAACCTGTTCCCGCACATGGTGGTGCAGATGACCGCGATCGGTGAGGAAGCCGGCGCGCTCGACACCATGCTGTTCAAGGTGGCGGATTTCTACGAGGAAGAGGTCAACAACGCGGTCGATGCACTGGCCAGCCTGATCGAGCCGATGATCATGATCTTCATCGGCGTGGTCGTCGGCGGCATGGTCATTGGCATGTACCTGCCGATCTTCAAGCTGGCGGCCGTGGTCTGA
- a CDS encoding HAMP domain-containing sensor histidine kinase, protein MPASIVYTDRVLRRELQLLALYRLLEASLLCLLVFSPIGPLIAEPHDANLAITVALGGLPAAFALWLWTRRPDAHLGELALIGVAVDITLALLITHALPTAGPGVALLLLTNIGGAALFLKLRVALLVAFAAAAAMIGEYVWSQIEGGSVRPLAEALMFAISFIAIAVLSNLLGERMRESQALAERHGEHAANLAGLNELIIRRMRTGVLIVDGRDRIKLANEAATLVLGGEDDGALDGTALAEPAPELAARLVSWRLDNRNDESPVLCGPERIEVQPRFMRLLPGSDSVLVFLDDASLVSRRAESLTLSAMGRFSASLAHEIRNPLAAINYAAQLLEEAELADADRRLLQIISQQCQRTNGIVESVLGLARRERAMPEQLELVAAVRRFIADFHLTLAPENGSLQQAGRDRPLEAVFDPRHLQQILTVLVQNAINHGRLPGEIARVTVAVEVREGRPAIEVTDRGPGIPEAVASQIGRPFFTTSEYGTGLGLYIARELAKANGATLDYVSVPGGGACFRLVLSGRNPLLSA, encoded by the coding sequence TTGCCCGCCAGCATCGTCTACACCGACCGCGTCCTGCGACGCGAGCTGCAATTGCTGGCGCTGTACCGCCTGCTCGAGGCGAGCCTGCTGTGCTTGCTGGTGTTCAGCCCGATCGGCCCGCTGATCGCCGAACCGCACGACGCCAACCTGGCAATCACCGTGGCGCTGGGCGGCCTGCCCGCCGCGTTCGCGCTGTGGCTGTGGACGCGCAGGCCGGACGCACATCTCGGCGAACTGGCACTGATCGGCGTTGCGGTGGACATCACCCTGGCCCTGCTGATCACCCACGCCCTGCCCACCGCCGGCCCCGGCGTCGCCCTGCTGCTGCTGACCAACATCGGCGGCGCCGCACTGTTCCTCAAGCTGCGGGTGGCGCTGCTGGTGGCGTTCGCTGCCGCCGCGGCGATGATCGGGGAATACGTCTGGTCGCAGATCGAGGGCGGTTCCGTGCGGCCACTGGCGGAAGCACTGATGTTCGCGATCAGCTTCATCGCCATCGCGGTGCTGAGCAACCTGCTGGGCGAGCGCATGCGCGAAAGCCAGGCGCTGGCCGAGCGCCATGGCGAGCACGCCGCCAACCTCGCCGGCCTCAACGAGCTGATCATCCGGCGCATGCGCACGGGCGTGCTGATCGTCGACGGCCGCGACCGCATCAAGCTGGCCAACGAGGCGGCGACGCTGGTGCTCGGTGGCGAGGACGATGGCGCACTCGATGGCACCGCGCTGGCCGAACCCGCGCCCGAGCTGGCCGCGCGCCTCGTCAGCTGGCGGCTCGACAACCGCAACGACGAATCCCCCGTTCTCTGCGGCCCCGAGCGCATCGAGGTGCAACCGCGCTTCATGCGCCTGCTGCCGGGCAGCGACTCGGTGCTGGTGTTCCTCGATGATGCCTCGCTGGTCTCCCGGCGGGCCGAATCGCTGACCCTCTCGGCGATGGGCCGCTTCTCGGCCAGCCTGGCGCACGAGATCCGCAACCCGCTGGCGGCGATCAACTACGCCGCGCAGCTGCTGGAGGAAGCCGAACTCGCCGATGCCGACCGCCGCCTGCTGCAGATCATCAGCCAGCAGTGCCAGCGCACTAACGGCATCGTCGAGAGCGTGCTCGGCCTGGCACGGCGCGAACGTGCGATGCCCGAGCAGCTGGAACTGGTGGCCGCGGTGCGCCGCTTCATCGCCGATTTCCACCTCACCCTGGCGCCCGAGAACGGCAGCCTGCAGCAGGCCGGCCGAGATCGCCCCCTCGAAGCCGTGTTCGACCCGCGCCACCTGCAGCAGATCCTCACCGTGCTGGTGCAGAACGCCATCAACCACGGCCGCCTGCCCGGCGAGATCGCCAGGGTCACGGTGGCGGTCGAGGTGCGCGAGGGCCGCCCGGCGATCGAAGTCACCGACCGTGGCCCGGGCATCCCCGAAGCAGTGGCATCGCAGATCGGCCGGCCGTTCTTCACCACCTCGGAATACGGCACTGGGCTGGGCCTCTATATCGCCCGCGAACTGGCCAAGGCCAACGGCGCCACCCTGGACTACGTGTCGGTGCCGGGCGGCGGCGCCTGCTTCCGCCTGGTGCTGTCGGGACGCAACCCGCTGCTTTCGGCATAA
- a CDS encoding DUF3606 domain-containing protein — protein sequence MADDKTQTGSPDRDRINMSEDYEVQYWTKALGVSRDRLQEAVDAVGPTADAVRRHLGQ from the coding sequence ATGGCCGACGACAAGACCCAGACCGGCAGCCCGGACCGCGACCGCATCAACATGAGCGAGGACTACGAAGTCCAGTACTGGACCAAGGCGCTGGGCGTCAGCCGTGATCGCCTGCAGGAGGCCGTGGACGCGGTCGGCCCCACCGCGGACGCGGTGCGCCGCCACCTCGGCCAGTAA
- a CDS encoding helix-turn-helix transcriptional regulator, whose protein sequence is MPRAQRQIQRLGARLRAARMRRGMTQGELATRVGVSVPTIGKLEAGDSSTSFSTVWRVLAVLGLEADIDKLAQDDPLGRELQDNRLRRPGGGPR, encoded by the coding sequence ATGCCCCGTGCCCAGCGGCAGATCCAACGGCTGGGCGCGCGCCTGCGCGCGGCGCGGATGCGGCGTGGGATGACGCAGGGCGAACTCGCGACGCGCGTTGGCGTCAGCGTCCCCACGATCGGCAAGTTGGAAGCGGGCGATTCGTCCACGAGTTTCTCCACTGTGTGGCGCGTGCTTGCGGTGCTTGGGCTGGAGGCCGACATCGACAAGCTGGCCCAGGACGATCCGCTGGGGCGGGAACTCCAGGACAACCGTCTGCGGCGCCCGGGGGGTGGGCCCCGATGA
- a CDS encoding A24 family peptidase: MAFLDQHPELGYPAAAALGLMLGSFLNVVILRLPKRLEWEWKRDAREVLEAPEIYDPPPPGIVVERSHCPHCGHQLSWYENIPVFSWLALRGKCRSCKAPISIQYPLVELLTMLLVLACVWNFGFGWQGFGAIVLTCFLVALSGIDLRTQLLPDQLTLPLMWLGLIAAADNLYMPAKPALLGAIAGYVSLWSVWWVFKQLTGKDGMGHGDFKLLAALGAWCGLVGILPIILVSAVAGAIIGSIWLATQGRDRASPIPFGPYLAIAGWIVFMWGDRLIGWYMGVAGLGG, translated from the coding sequence ATGGCATTTCTCGATCAGCACCCCGAACTGGGGTATCCGGCTGCGGCTGCGCTCGGGCTCATGCTCGGCAGCTTCCTCAATGTGGTGATCCTGCGGCTGCCGAAACGGCTGGAGTGGGAATGGAAGCGCGACGCGCGCGAGGTGCTGGAAGCGCCGGAGATCTACGATCCACCGCCACCCGGCATCGTGGTGGAACGCTCGCACTGCCCGCACTGCGGCCACCAGCTGAGCTGGTACGAGAACATCCCGGTCTTCAGCTGGCTGGCGCTGCGCGGCAAGTGCCGCTCGTGCAAGGCGCCGATCTCGATCCAGTACCCGCTGGTCGAGCTGCTGACGATGCTGCTGGTACTGGCCTGCGTGTGGAACTTCGGCTTCGGCTGGCAGGGCTTCGGCGCGATCGTGCTGACCTGCTTCCTCGTCGCGCTATCGGGCATCGACCTGCGCACGCAGCTGCTACCGGACCAGTTGACGCTGCCGCTGATGTGGCTGGGGCTGATCGCCGCCGCCGACAACTTATATATGCCCGCAAAGCCTGCGTTGCTCGGCGCCATCGCGGGCTATGTGAGCCTGTGGTCGGTGTGGTGGGTGTTCAAGCAGCTCACCGGCAAGGACGGCATGGGCCACGGCGACTTCAAGCTGCTGGCCGCGCTGGGTGCGTGGTGCGGCCTGGTGGGGATCCTGCCGATCATCCTGGTGTCGGCGGTCGCCGGTGCGATCATCGGTTCCATCTGGCTGGCCACGCAGGGGCGCGACCGGGCATCGCCGATTCCGTTCGGGCCCTATCTGGCCATCGCGGGCTGGATCGTCTTCATGTGGGGCGACCGGCTGATCGGCTGGTACATGGGCGTGGCGGGGCTCGGGGGCTAG
- a CDS encoding sigma-54 dependent transcriptional regulator, protein MDRGQATQRGSPVTTTSEQRSVLIVDDEHDIRELLVLTLGRMGLRTDTAATLTAARELLGSGSYELCLTDMRLPDGSGLELVSEITTRFPRTPVAVITAYGNVEAAVEALKAGAFDFVSKPVDIHMLRGLVRQALDLNTRPAPAPSDEPAGRLFGESDAMVDLRRTVAKVARSQAPVHISGESGTGKELVARTIHGQSARAAGPFVPVNCGAIPSELMESEFFGHRKGSFTGAHADKPGLFQTADGGTLFLDEVAELPLSMQVKLLRAIQEKTIRPVGASIEVPVDVRILSATHKDLAQLVDLGSFRHDLYYRINVIGLHVPPLRERTGDLKLLSTGILQRLAQAMRRPTPVLAPAALAALEEYPFPGNVRELENILERALALAEGDLIQAEDLHLPRGQRPGMHLGAGAGRSDASPGQSPGGTQGPAPTPDPRTLSPYDTASTALPSYIEEIERAAIQQALQENRYNKTKTAAALGITFRALRYKLKKLGID, encoded by the coding sequence ATGGATCGCGGCCAGGCAACCCAACGAGGATCCCCGGTGACCACGACCAGCGAACAACGCTCCGTACTGATCGTCGACGACGAGCACGACATCCGCGAGCTGCTGGTGCTGACGCTGGGGCGGATGGGCCTGCGCACCGACACCGCAGCCACCCTCACCGCCGCGCGCGAGCTGCTGGGCAGCGGCAGCTACGAGCTGTGCCTGACCGACATGCGCCTGCCCGACGGCTCCGGCCTGGAACTGGTGTCGGAGATCACCACCCGCTTCCCGCGCACGCCGGTCGCGGTGATCACCGCCTACGGCAACGTCGAGGCGGCGGTGGAAGCGTTGAAGGCCGGCGCATTCGACTTCGTCAGCAAGCCGGTCGACATCCACATGCTGCGCGGGCTGGTGCGGCAGGCGCTCGACCTCAACACCCGCCCGGCCCCGGCGCCCAGCGACGAGCCCGCCGGGCGCCTGTTCGGTGAATCCGACGCCATGGTCGACCTGCGCCGCACGGTGGCCAAGGTGGCGCGCAGCCAGGCGCCGGTGCACATCAGCGGCGAGTCCGGCACCGGCAAGGAGCTGGTGGCACGCACCATCCACGGCCAGAGCGCACGGGCGGCTGGCCCGTTTGTGCCGGTCAACTGTGGCGCCATCCCCAGCGAGCTGATGGAAAGCGAGTTCTTCGGCCACCGCAAGGGCAGCTTCACCGGCGCCCACGCCGACAAGCCCGGCCTGTTCCAGACCGCCGACGGCGGCACGCTGTTCCTGGACGAGGTGGCCGAGCTGCCACTGTCGATGCAGGTCAAGCTGCTGCGCGCGATCCAGGAAAAGACCATCCGCCCCGTGGGCGCCTCGATCGAGGTGCCGGTGGACGTGCGCATCCTCTCGGCCACCCACAAGGACCTCGCCCAGCTGGTGGACCTCGGCAGCTTCCGCCACGACCTCTACTACCGCATCAACGTCATCGGCCTGCACGTGCCCCCGCTGCGCGAGCGCACCGGCGACCTCAAGCTGCTGTCCACGGGCATCCTGCAGCGCCTGGCCCAGGCCATGCGCCGCCCCACCCCGGTACTGGCCCCGGCCGCACTGGCCGCGCTCGAGGAATACCCCTTCCCCGGCAACGTGCGCGAGCTGGAGAACATCCTCGAACGCGCGCTGGCGCTGGCCGAAGGCGACCTCATCCAGGCCGAGGACCTGCACCTGCCGCGCGGCCAGCGCCCGGGAATGCACCTGGGTGCAGGCGCCGGCCGCAGTGATGCATCACCCGGCCAGTCGCCCGGCGGCACGCAAGGCCCCGCGCCCACGCCCGACCCCCGCACCCTCAGCCCCTACGACACCGCCTCCACCGCCCTGCCCTCGTACATCGAGGAAATCGAACGCGCCGCCATCCAGCAGGCCCTGCAGGAAAACCGCTACAACAAGACCAAGACCGCGGCGGCGCTGGGCATCACCTTCCGGGCGCTGCGGTACAAGTTGAAGAAGCTGGGGATCGATTAG